The genomic region TGGCGGCGGCTTCGTTCCAGGAGACGACGCGCGTGCTGACCGATGCGGCGGTGCATGGCTCGACCGATCATCTGGTTGGACTCAAGGAGAATGTCATCATCGGCAAGCTGATTCCCGCCGGAACGGGTGTGCTTGGGCGCAAGGAACTGCTGGGTAAGCAGCAGGCAGAGCGCCTGGCTGCTGCCGCTTCTTCCACTACTGCTCTTGACATGATTCTTGGTTCGTGATACGATGCTGTATCGTGCGCTAGGTGAAGAAAAAGCTTTTGGGGGTGATGGCTGATCGCCCCCAAAACTGCCGTCGAATGCCTGGTTGATGAAGGTCTTGAGGATAAGAACATATGCCGACAGTGAATCAGTTGGTGCGCAAGGGGCGCAAAGAAAAGGGCAAGAAGGTCAAGGCGCCTGCGCTGCACTTCGCGTTTAACGCCCTGACAAACCGGACCCGCAAGTTGCGCGCCGCGCCCCAGAAGCGCGGTGTCTGCACCCTGGTGCGAACCATGACGCCCAGGAAGCCGAACTCTGCGCTGCGCAAGATCGCTCGTGTGCGCCTGACGAACCAGATGGAGGTGACGGCGTATATTCCGGGCGAGGGGCATAACCTGCAAGAGCACTCGGTAGTCTTGATTCGCGGTGGCCGCGTGAAGGATCTGCCCAGTGTCCGTTACCATATCGTGCGTGGGACGC from Ktedonobacterales bacterium harbors:
- the rpsL gene encoding 30S ribosomal protein S12 codes for the protein MPTVNQLVRKGRKEKGKKVKAPALHFAFNALTNRTRKLRAAPQKRGVCTLVRTMTPRKPNSALRKIARVRLTNQMEVTAYIPGEGHNLQEHSVVLIRGGRVKDLPSVRYHIVRGTLDSNGVEKRRQGRSKYGAKRPKGGQEAARGRH